In Salvelinus fontinalis isolate EN_2023a chromosome 25, ASM2944872v1, whole genome shotgun sequence, one genomic interval encodes:
- the LOC129823070 gene encoding WD repeat-containing protein 48-like isoform X1, with amino-acid sequence MATHHRQNAAGRRKVQVSYVIRDEVEKYNRNGVNALQLDPALNRLFTAGRDSIIRIWSVNQHKQDPYIASMEHHTDWVNDIVLCCNGKTLISASSDTTVKVWNAHKGFCMSTLRTHKDYVKALAYAKDKELVASAGLDRQIFLWDVNTLTALTASNNTVTTSSLSGNKDSIYSLAMNQMGTVIVSGSTEKSECVLLKVLRVWDPRTCAKLMKLKGHTDNVKSLLLNRDGTQCLSGSSDGTIRLWSLGQQRCIATYRVHDEGVWALQVNEAFTHVYSGGRDRKIYCTDLRNPELRMLVCEEKAPVLKMELDRSADPPTALWVSTTKSTVNKWSLKGIHNFRASGDYDNDCTTPLTPLCTQPEQVVKGGASIIQCHILNDKRHILTKDTNNNVAYWDILKACKGEDLGKMEFDEEIKKRFKMVYVPNWFSVDLKTGMLTITLDESDCFAAWVSAKDAGFSSPDGADPKLNLGGLLLQALLEYWPRTHVNPMDEETEMNHVNGEHESRIQKGNGYFHVPPHTPVIFGEAGGRTLFRLLCRDSGGETESMLLNETVPQWVIDITVDKNMPKFNKIPFYLQPHSSSGAKTLKKDRLSASDMLQVRKVMEHVYEKIINLDNESQTGASGNNDKPSEQQKEEEDVAVLAEEKIELLCQDQVLDPNMDLRTVKHFIWKSGGDLTLHYRQKST; translated from the exons ATGGCGACTCATCACAGGCAGAATGCTGCTGGGCGGAGAAAAGTCCAG GTATCCTATGTGATTAGGGATGAGGTGGAGAAGTATAACCGCAATGGGGTGAACGCCCTGCAGCTCGACCCGGCCTTGAACCGCCTCTTCACAGCTGGCCGAGACTCCATCATTAGGATATGGAGCGTCAACCAGCACAAG CAGGACCCGTACATTGCATCGATGGAACACCACACGGACTGGGTCAATGACATCGTCCTCTGTTGCAATGGGAAGACAT TGATATCTGCTTCCTCAGACACCACAGTGAAAGTCTGGAATGCGCATAAGGGATTCTGCATGTCCACATTGCGAACACACAAG GACTATGTCAAAGCCTTAGCCTATGCCAAGGACAAGGAGTTGGTGGCCTCAGCTGGGCTGGACAGACAGATCTTCCTATGGGACGTCAACACACTAACAGCACTGACTGCCTCCAATAACACCGTCACCA CCTCCTCACTGAGTGGGAACAAAGACTCCATCTACAGTCTGGCTATGAATCAGATGGGCACTGTCATTGTGTCAGGGTCCACCGAAAAG AGTGAATGTGTCCTTTTAAAGGTACTGAGAGTTTGGGATCCTCGAACCTGTGCCAAACTGATGAAGTTGAAAGGCCACACAGACAACGTCAAATCATTACTGCTAAACAGGGATGGCACTCAG TGTCTCTCGGGCAGCTCAGACGGGACCATTCGGTTGTGGTCGCTGGGGCAGCAGCGGTGCATCGCCACCTACCGTGTGCACGATGAGGGCGTATGGGCCCTACAGGTCAACGAGGCCTTCACACATGTCTACTCTGGTGGCCGCGACCGCAAGATCTACTGCACCGACCTGAGGAACCCAGAGCTCCGTATGCTCGTCTGTGAGGAGAAGGCCCCCGTCCTCAAG ATGGAGCTGGACCGCTCAGCTGACCCCCCCACGGCCCTCTGGGTCTCCACCACCAAGTCCACCGTCAACAAATGG TCTCTGAAGGGCATTCACAATTTCCGAGCATCTGGAGATTACGACAACGACTGCACTACTCCCCTGACGCCTCTCTGCACACAGCCCGAGCAGGTTGTTAAAG GCGGAGCCAGCATTATTCAATGCCACATTCTGAACGACAAGAGACATATACTAACCAAAGATACCAACAACAACGTTGCATACTGGGATATTTTAAAG GCGTGTAAAGGGGAAGACCTGGGGAAGATGGAGTTTGACGAAGAGATTAAAAAGAGGTTTAAAATGGTGTATGTGCCAAACTGGTTCTCTGTGGATCTTAAGACTGGG ATGTTGACCATCACGCTGGATGAGAGTGACTGCTTTGCTGCGTGGGTGTCGGCCAAGGATGCAGGCTTCTCCAGTCCTGATGGGGCTGATCCCAAAT TGAACCTGGGTGGACTGCTGCTGCAGGCCTTACTGGAGTATTGGCCCCGGACACACGTCAACCCTATGGATGAAGAAACCGAGATGAACCATG tgaACGGGGAGCATGAGAGCAGGATACAGAAAGGTAACGGCTACTTCCATGTTCCCCCTCACACGCCAGTCATCTTTGGAGAGGCAGGGGGAAGGACCTTGTTCAG gtTGTTGTGTCGAGACTCAGGTGGTGAAACTGAGTCCATGTTGCTCAACGAGACCGTGCCACAGTGGGTCATCGACATCACCGTGGAT AAAAATATGCCCAAATTCAACAAAATCCCATTCTACCTCCAGCCTCATTCTTCCTCTGGTGCAAAAACCTTAAAGAA GGACCGTCTGTCAGCCAGCGACATGCTCCAGGTGAGGAAGGTGATGGAGCACGTATACGAGAAGATCATCAACCTGGACAACGAGTCTCAGACGGGGGCCTCGGGGAACAACGACAAGCCCAGCGagcagcagaaggaggaggaggacgtgGCCGTGCTGGCCGAGGAGAAGATTGAGCTGCTCTGTCAGGATCAG GTATTGGATCCCAACATGGACCTGCGGACGGTCAAGCATTTTATCTGGAAGAGCGGCGGAGACCTAACCCTTCACTATCGGCAGAAGTCCACGTGA
- the LOC129823070 gene encoding WD repeat-containing protein 48-like isoform X3, with protein MATHHRQNAAGRRKVQVSYVIRDEVEKYNRNGVNALQLDPALNRLFTAGRDSIIRIWSVNQHKQDPYIASMEHHTDWVNDIVLCCNGKTLISASSDTTVKVWNAHKGFCMSTLRTHKDYVKALAYAKDKELVASAGLDRQIFLWDVNTLTALTASNNTVTTSSLSGNKDSIYSLAMNQMGTVIVSGSTEKVLRVWDPRTCAKLMKLKGHTDNVKSLLLNRDGTQCLSGSSDGTIRLWSLGQQRCIATYRVHDEGVWALQVNEAFTHVYSGGRDRKIYCTDLRNPELRMLVCEEKAPVLKMELDRSADPPTALWVSTTKSTVNKWSLKGIHNFRASGDYDNDCTTPLTPLCTQPEQVVKGGASIIQCHILNDKRHILTKDTNNNVAYWDILKACKGEDLGKMEFDEEIKKRFKMVYVPNWFSVDLKTGMLTITLDESDCFAAWVSAKDAGFSSPDGADPKLNLGGLLLQALLEYWPRTHVNPMDEETEMNHVNGEHESRIQKGNGYFHVPPHTPVIFGEAGGRTLFRLLCRDSGGETESMLLNETVPQWVIDITVDKNMPKFNKIPFYLQPHSSSGAKTLKKDRLSASDMLQVRKVMEHVYEKIINLDNESQTGASGNNDKPSEQQKEEEDVAVLAEEKIELLCQDQVLDPNMDLRTVKHFIWKSGGDLTLHYRQKST; from the exons ATGGCGACTCATCACAGGCAGAATGCTGCTGGGCGGAGAAAAGTCCAG GTATCCTATGTGATTAGGGATGAGGTGGAGAAGTATAACCGCAATGGGGTGAACGCCCTGCAGCTCGACCCGGCCTTGAACCGCCTCTTCACAGCTGGCCGAGACTCCATCATTAGGATATGGAGCGTCAACCAGCACAAG CAGGACCCGTACATTGCATCGATGGAACACCACACGGACTGGGTCAATGACATCGTCCTCTGTTGCAATGGGAAGACAT TGATATCTGCTTCCTCAGACACCACAGTGAAAGTCTGGAATGCGCATAAGGGATTCTGCATGTCCACATTGCGAACACACAAG GACTATGTCAAAGCCTTAGCCTATGCCAAGGACAAGGAGTTGGTGGCCTCAGCTGGGCTGGACAGACAGATCTTCCTATGGGACGTCAACACACTAACAGCACTGACTGCCTCCAATAACACCGTCACCA CCTCCTCACTGAGTGGGAACAAAGACTCCATCTACAGTCTGGCTATGAATCAGATGGGCACTGTCATTGTGTCAGGGTCCACCGAAAAG GTACTGAGAGTTTGGGATCCTCGAACCTGTGCCAAACTGATGAAGTTGAAAGGCCACACAGACAACGTCAAATCATTACTGCTAAACAGGGATGGCACTCAG TGTCTCTCGGGCAGCTCAGACGGGACCATTCGGTTGTGGTCGCTGGGGCAGCAGCGGTGCATCGCCACCTACCGTGTGCACGATGAGGGCGTATGGGCCCTACAGGTCAACGAGGCCTTCACACATGTCTACTCTGGTGGCCGCGACCGCAAGATCTACTGCACCGACCTGAGGAACCCAGAGCTCCGTATGCTCGTCTGTGAGGAGAAGGCCCCCGTCCTCAAG ATGGAGCTGGACCGCTCAGCTGACCCCCCCACGGCCCTCTGGGTCTCCACCACCAAGTCCACCGTCAACAAATGG TCTCTGAAGGGCATTCACAATTTCCGAGCATCTGGAGATTACGACAACGACTGCACTACTCCCCTGACGCCTCTCTGCACACAGCCCGAGCAGGTTGTTAAAG GCGGAGCCAGCATTATTCAATGCCACATTCTGAACGACAAGAGACATATACTAACCAAAGATACCAACAACAACGTTGCATACTGGGATATTTTAAAG GCGTGTAAAGGGGAAGACCTGGGGAAGATGGAGTTTGACGAAGAGATTAAAAAGAGGTTTAAAATGGTGTATGTGCCAAACTGGTTCTCTGTGGATCTTAAGACTGGG ATGTTGACCATCACGCTGGATGAGAGTGACTGCTTTGCTGCGTGGGTGTCGGCCAAGGATGCAGGCTTCTCCAGTCCTGATGGGGCTGATCCCAAAT TGAACCTGGGTGGACTGCTGCTGCAGGCCTTACTGGAGTATTGGCCCCGGACACACGTCAACCCTATGGATGAAGAAACCGAGATGAACCATG tgaACGGGGAGCATGAGAGCAGGATACAGAAAGGTAACGGCTACTTCCATGTTCCCCCTCACACGCCAGTCATCTTTGGAGAGGCAGGGGGAAGGACCTTGTTCAG gtTGTTGTGTCGAGACTCAGGTGGTGAAACTGAGTCCATGTTGCTCAACGAGACCGTGCCACAGTGGGTCATCGACATCACCGTGGAT AAAAATATGCCCAAATTCAACAAAATCCCATTCTACCTCCAGCCTCATTCTTCCTCTGGTGCAAAAACCTTAAAGAA GGACCGTCTGTCAGCCAGCGACATGCTCCAGGTGAGGAAGGTGATGGAGCACGTATACGAGAAGATCATCAACCTGGACAACGAGTCTCAGACGGGGGCCTCGGGGAACAACGACAAGCCCAGCGagcagcagaaggaggaggaggacgtgGCCGTGCTGGCCGAGGAGAAGATTGAGCTGCTCTGTCAGGATCAG GTATTGGATCCCAACATGGACCTGCGGACGGTCAAGCATTTTATCTGGAAGAGCGGCGGAGACCTAACCCTTCACTATCGGCAGAAGTCCACGTGA
- the LOC129823070 gene encoding WD repeat-containing protein 48-like isoform X2, translating to MATHHRQNAAGRRKVQVSYVIRDEVEKYNRNGVNALQLDPALNRLFTAGRDSIIRIWSVNQHKDPYIASMEHHTDWVNDIVLCCNGKTLISASSDTTVKVWNAHKGFCMSTLRTHKDYVKALAYAKDKELVASAGLDRQIFLWDVNTLTALTASNNTVTTSSLSGNKDSIYSLAMNQMGTVIVSGSTEKSECVLLKVLRVWDPRTCAKLMKLKGHTDNVKSLLLNRDGTQCLSGSSDGTIRLWSLGQQRCIATYRVHDEGVWALQVNEAFTHVYSGGRDRKIYCTDLRNPELRMLVCEEKAPVLKMELDRSADPPTALWVSTTKSTVNKWSLKGIHNFRASGDYDNDCTTPLTPLCTQPEQVVKGGASIIQCHILNDKRHILTKDTNNNVAYWDILKACKGEDLGKMEFDEEIKKRFKMVYVPNWFSVDLKTGMLTITLDESDCFAAWVSAKDAGFSSPDGADPKLNLGGLLLQALLEYWPRTHVNPMDEETEMNHVNGEHESRIQKGNGYFHVPPHTPVIFGEAGGRTLFRLLCRDSGGETESMLLNETVPQWVIDITVDKNMPKFNKIPFYLQPHSSSGAKTLKKDRLSASDMLQVRKVMEHVYEKIINLDNESQTGASGNNDKPSEQQKEEEDVAVLAEEKIELLCQDQVLDPNMDLRTVKHFIWKSGGDLTLHYRQKST from the exons ATGGCGACTCATCACAGGCAGAATGCTGCTGGGCGGAGAAAAGTCCAG GTATCCTATGTGATTAGGGATGAGGTGGAGAAGTATAACCGCAATGGGGTGAACGCCCTGCAGCTCGACCCGGCCTTGAACCGCCTCTTCACAGCTGGCCGAGACTCCATCATTAGGATATGGAGCGTCAACCAGCACAAG GACCCGTACATTGCATCGATGGAACACCACACGGACTGGGTCAATGACATCGTCCTCTGTTGCAATGGGAAGACAT TGATATCTGCTTCCTCAGACACCACAGTGAAAGTCTGGAATGCGCATAAGGGATTCTGCATGTCCACATTGCGAACACACAAG GACTATGTCAAAGCCTTAGCCTATGCCAAGGACAAGGAGTTGGTGGCCTCAGCTGGGCTGGACAGACAGATCTTCCTATGGGACGTCAACACACTAACAGCACTGACTGCCTCCAATAACACCGTCACCA CCTCCTCACTGAGTGGGAACAAAGACTCCATCTACAGTCTGGCTATGAATCAGATGGGCACTGTCATTGTGTCAGGGTCCACCGAAAAG AGTGAATGTGTCCTTTTAAAGGTACTGAGAGTTTGGGATCCTCGAACCTGTGCCAAACTGATGAAGTTGAAAGGCCACACAGACAACGTCAAATCATTACTGCTAAACAGGGATGGCACTCAG TGTCTCTCGGGCAGCTCAGACGGGACCATTCGGTTGTGGTCGCTGGGGCAGCAGCGGTGCATCGCCACCTACCGTGTGCACGATGAGGGCGTATGGGCCCTACAGGTCAACGAGGCCTTCACACATGTCTACTCTGGTGGCCGCGACCGCAAGATCTACTGCACCGACCTGAGGAACCCAGAGCTCCGTATGCTCGTCTGTGAGGAGAAGGCCCCCGTCCTCAAG ATGGAGCTGGACCGCTCAGCTGACCCCCCCACGGCCCTCTGGGTCTCCACCACCAAGTCCACCGTCAACAAATGG TCTCTGAAGGGCATTCACAATTTCCGAGCATCTGGAGATTACGACAACGACTGCACTACTCCCCTGACGCCTCTCTGCACACAGCCCGAGCAGGTTGTTAAAG GCGGAGCCAGCATTATTCAATGCCACATTCTGAACGACAAGAGACATATACTAACCAAAGATACCAACAACAACGTTGCATACTGGGATATTTTAAAG GCGTGTAAAGGGGAAGACCTGGGGAAGATGGAGTTTGACGAAGAGATTAAAAAGAGGTTTAAAATGGTGTATGTGCCAAACTGGTTCTCTGTGGATCTTAAGACTGGG ATGTTGACCATCACGCTGGATGAGAGTGACTGCTTTGCTGCGTGGGTGTCGGCCAAGGATGCAGGCTTCTCCAGTCCTGATGGGGCTGATCCCAAAT TGAACCTGGGTGGACTGCTGCTGCAGGCCTTACTGGAGTATTGGCCCCGGACACACGTCAACCCTATGGATGAAGAAACCGAGATGAACCATG tgaACGGGGAGCATGAGAGCAGGATACAGAAAGGTAACGGCTACTTCCATGTTCCCCCTCACACGCCAGTCATCTTTGGAGAGGCAGGGGGAAGGACCTTGTTCAG gtTGTTGTGTCGAGACTCAGGTGGTGAAACTGAGTCCATGTTGCTCAACGAGACCGTGCCACAGTGGGTCATCGACATCACCGTGGAT AAAAATATGCCCAAATTCAACAAAATCCCATTCTACCTCCAGCCTCATTCTTCCTCTGGTGCAAAAACCTTAAAGAA GGACCGTCTGTCAGCCAGCGACATGCTCCAGGTGAGGAAGGTGATGGAGCACGTATACGAGAAGATCATCAACCTGGACAACGAGTCTCAGACGGGGGCCTCGGGGAACAACGACAAGCCCAGCGagcagcagaaggaggaggaggacgtgGCCGTGCTGGCCGAGGAGAAGATTGAGCTGCTCTGTCAGGATCAG GTATTGGATCCCAACATGGACCTGCGGACGGTCAAGCATTTTATCTGGAAGAGCGGCGGAGACCTAACCCTTCACTATCGGCAGAAGTCCACGTGA
- the LOC129823070 gene encoding WD repeat-containing protein 48-like isoform X4 translates to MATHHRQNAAGRRKVQVSYVIRDEVEKYNRNGVNALQLDPALNRLFTAGRDSIIRIWSVNQHKDPYIASMEHHTDWVNDIVLCCNGKTLISASSDTTVKVWNAHKGFCMSTLRTHKDYVKALAYAKDKELVASAGLDRQIFLWDVNTLTALTASNNTVTTSSLSGNKDSIYSLAMNQMGTVIVSGSTEKVLRVWDPRTCAKLMKLKGHTDNVKSLLLNRDGTQCLSGSSDGTIRLWSLGQQRCIATYRVHDEGVWALQVNEAFTHVYSGGRDRKIYCTDLRNPELRMLVCEEKAPVLKMELDRSADPPTALWVSTTKSTVNKWSLKGIHNFRASGDYDNDCTTPLTPLCTQPEQVVKGGASIIQCHILNDKRHILTKDTNNNVAYWDILKACKGEDLGKMEFDEEIKKRFKMVYVPNWFSVDLKTGMLTITLDESDCFAAWVSAKDAGFSSPDGADPKLNLGGLLLQALLEYWPRTHVNPMDEETEMNHVNGEHESRIQKGNGYFHVPPHTPVIFGEAGGRTLFRLLCRDSGGETESMLLNETVPQWVIDITVDKNMPKFNKIPFYLQPHSSSGAKTLKKDRLSASDMLQVRKVMEHVYEKIINLDNESQTGASGNNDKPSEQQKEEEDVAVLAEEKIELLCQDQVLDPNMDLRTVKHFIWKSGGDLTLHYRQKST, encoded by the exons ATGGCGACTCATCACAGGCAGAATGCTGCTGGGCGGAGAAAAGTCCAG GTATCCTATGTGATTAGGGATGAGGTGGAGAAGTATAACCGCAATGGGGTGAACGCCCTGCAGCTCGACCCGGCCTTGAACCGCCTCTTCACAGCTGGCCGAGACTCCATCATTAGGATATGGAGCGTCAACCAGCACAAG GACCCGTACATTGCATCGATGGAACACCACACGGACTGGGTCAATGACATCGTCCTCTGTTGCAATGGGAAGACAT TGATATCTGCTTCCTCAGACACCACAGTGAAAGTCTGGAATGCGCATAAGGGATTCTGCATGTCCACATTGCGAACACACAAG GACTATGTCAAAGCCTTAGCCTATGCCAAGGACAAGGAGTTGGTGGCCTCAGCTGGGCTGGACAGACAGATCTTCCTATGGGACGTCAACACACTAACAGCACTGACTGCCTCCAATAACACCGTCACCA CCTCCTCACTGAGTGGGAACAAAGACTCCATCTACAGTCTGGCTATGAATCAGATGGGCACTGTCATTGTGTCAGGGTCCACCGAAAAG GTACTGAGAGTTTGGGATCCTCGAACCTGTGCCAAACTGATGAAGTTGAAAGGCCACACAGACAACGTCAAATCATTACTGCTAAACAGGGATGGCACTCAG TGTCTCTCGGGCAGCTCAGACGGGACCATTCGGTTGTGGTCGCTGGGGCAGCAGCGGTGCATCGCCACCTACCGTGTGCACGATGAGGGCGTATGGGCCCTACAGGTCAACGAGGCCTTCACACATGTCTACTCTGGTGGCCGCGACCGCAAGATCTACTGCACCGACCTGAGGAACCCAGAGCTCCGTATGCTCGTCTGTGAGGAGAAGGCCCCCGTCCTCAAG ATGGAGCTGGACCGCTCAGCTGACCCCCCCACGGCCCTCTGGGTCTCCACCACCAAGTCCACCGTCAACAAATGG TCTCTGAAGGGCATTCACAATTTCCGAGCATCTGGAGATTACGACAACGACTGCACTACTCCCCTGACGCCTCTCTGCACACAGCCCGAGCAGGTTGTTAAAG GCGGAGCCAGCATTATTCAATGCCACATTCTGAACGACAAGAGACATATACTAACCAAAGATACCAACAACAACGTTGCATACTGGGATATTTTAAAG GCGTGTAAAGGGGAAGACCTGGGGAAGATGGAGTTTGACGAAGAGATTAAAAAGAGGTTTAAAATGGTGTATGTGCCAAACTGGTTCTCTGTGGATCTTAAGACTGGG ATGTTGACCATCACGCTGGATGAGAGTGACTGCTTTGCTGCGTGGGTGTCGGCCAAGGATGCAGGCTTCTCCAGTCCTGATGGGGCTGATCCCAAAT TGAACCTGGGTGGACTGCTGCTGCAGGCCTTACTGGAGTATTGGCCCCGGACACACGTCAACCCTATGGATGAAGAAACCGAGATGAACCATG tgaACGGGGAGCATGAGAGCAGGATACAGAAAGGTAACGGCTACTTCCATGTTCCCCCTCACACGCCAGTCATCTTTGGAGAGGCAGGGGGAAGGACCTTGTTCAG gtTGTTGTGTCGAGACTCAGGTGGTGAAACTGAGTCCATGTTGCTCAACGAGACCGTGCCACAGTGGGTCATCGACATCACCGTGGAT AAAAATATGCCCAAATTCAACAAAATCCCATTCTACCTCCAGCCTCATTCTTCCTCTGGTGCAAAAACCTTAAAGAA GGACCGTCTGTCAGCCAGCGACATGCTCCAGGTGAGGAAGGTGATGGAGCACGTATACGAGAAGATCATCAACCTGGACAACGAGTCTCAGACGGGGGCCTCGGGGAACAACGACAAGCCCAGCGagcagcagaaggaggaggaggacgtgGCCGTGCTGGCCGAGGAGAAGATTGAGCTGCTCTGTCAGGATCAG GTATTGGATCCCAACATGGACCTGCGGACGGTCAAGCATTTTATCTGGAAGAGCGGCGGAGACCTAACCCTTCACTATCGGCAGAAGTCCACGTGA